The region ACCATGTGAACTACTTGAGTGATGAGGACGTCGAAAAGCTTGCCGCATCGGAGACCGTCGCGACCATGCTGCCGGCCTGCGATTTGTCCACGCGCGAGCCACTCGCTCCGGGACGTCGCCTGCTGGATGCTGGTGCGACCGTCGCGATTGCGTCCAACCTGAACCCGGGTACCTCGTATACCTCGGCGATGAATTTCTGCGTGACCACCGCCGTGCTGCAGCAGCACCTCTCGCTGGATGAGGCACTCGAAGCAGCTACTGCCGGTGGTGCGAAAGCTTTGCGACGCCACAACGTCGGCGAAGGTAAGGACCCACAGGGCCGCCCCGCCAAGGGTACTTTGGTTCCGGGCGCTGCTGCTGACCTGCACGTATTGGATGCCCCGAGCGCAATTCACCTGGCTTATCGCCCAGGTATGCCGATGACCTACCAGACTTATGTGGCTGGCCAGCGTGTTTTCGGTTAAAAACTAGCGCTTTGTGTTTATAGACACCATTTGCACGGTATTTTCCTGTCCAATGGTGTCTTTGTTCTTTCTCGCGTAGGGTAGAGCGAGCAATGAGCATTACCGATAACGCCACCGGCGGCGTGAACGAGCCGGAAGATAATTTCAATCAGTCGGAATCTCAGGAAAACTCGCAAGGTGGCGAAGCACAGGCTTCGAACAATGACGCCACCGGGGCTGCGGCAACTTCTGAGGACACCGGCGCTGAATCTCAAGATTCGGCCAACGACAATTCCCAGGGGTTTGCCCATCTCGGCCTGCCAGACGACGTGCAAGAAGCAGTCGCAAAGGTCGGATTCACTCAGCCTTCCCCTATTCAAGAACAAACCATTCCCATTTTGATGGAAGGTCGCGACGTGGTCGGCCTGGCCCAAACGGGTACCGGCAAGACCGCTGCATTCGCACTGCCTGTCCTGGCGCAGATTGATACTGCTGCCAAGCATCCGCAGGCGCTCGTGCTCGCACCAACCCGCGAGCTCGCACTGCAGGTTGCTGACTCCTTCCAGTCTTTTGCTGACCACTTGGGCCGCATTGAGGTGCTGCCGATTTACGGTGGTCAGGCCTACGGCATTCAGCTGTCGGGTCTGCGTCGTGGCGCTCACGTCATCGTGGGCACCCCGGGTCGTATCATCGACCACCTGGAAAAGGGCTCGCTGGATATCTCCCAGCTGCGCTACCTGGTCCTCGATGAGGCCGACGAGATGCTGAACATGGGCTTCCAAGAGGACGTCGAGCGCATCCTGGCCGATACTCCGGATGAAAAGCAGGTCGCTTTGTTCTCCGCGACGATGCCTAACGGTATTCGTCGCCTGTCCAAGCAGTATCTGAACGATCCAGCTGAGGTCACCGTTAAGTCGGAGCGTCGTACCAACGACAACATCAAGCAGCGCTACCTGCTGACTCCGCATCGCCAGAAGATGGATGCGTTCACCCGCATCCTCGAGGTCATCACTCACGATGCCATCATCGTCTTCTGCCGTACCAAGCACGAGACCGAAGAAGTCGCGCAGGGCCTGCGTGATCGTGGCTTCAACGCCGCTGCCATTAACGGCGATATTGCCCAGCAGCAGCGTGAGCGCACCGTCGACCAGCTCAAGGATGGCCGCCTGGACATCTTGGTGGCTACCGACGTTGCCGCTCGCGGCCTCGACGTCGAGCGCATCACCCACGTGGTGAACTTCGACATCCCGAACGACACCGAGTCCTACGTCCACCGCATCGGCCGTACCGGTCGTGCAGGTCGTACCGGCGAAGCGATTCTGTTCGTTACCCCGCGTGAGCGTCGCATGCTCCGTTCCATCGAGCGCGTTACCAACGCACGCCTCGAAGAAATGGACTTGCCGACCGTCGACGAGGTCAACGACAAGCGCAAGGAAAAGTTTGCTGAGTCCATCACGGCTAGCCTGGGCGATTCCCAGATGGAGCTCTTCCGCGGTCTGGTGCGCAAGTACTCTGAGACTAACAACGTCGCTATGGACGACATCGCCGCTGCACTGGCTGTTCAACTGCAGCAGGGTAGCGACTTCCTCATGAAGGAACGCCCTGTCTCCAAGAAGGACCGCCGTGACCGTGAGCGCTTCCAGCGCGATGATCGTCGTGACCGCGACCGCGGCGACCGCCGTCGTGACCGGGGCCCGCGCCGCCCGGATGGCGATTTCGAGACCTACCGCCTCGACGTAGGCAAGCGTCAAAACGTTCGCCCGGGTGCCATCGTCGGTGCTCTGGCTAACGAAGGTGGCCTGACTTCGAAGGACTTCGGTCGCATCACCATCGCCGTCGGCCACACTCTGGTCGACCTGCCAAAGAACCTCGACCGCGCCGTCCTGGATCGCTTGAAGGACACCCGCATTTCGGGCCAGCTCATCAACATCCAGAAGGACACCGGCAAGCCGCCGCGCCGCAATGGCGGACGCGACAACCGCCGCAACGACCGCGGTGGCTACCGCGACCGCCGTGACCGTCGTGACGATCGTCGCGGCGACCGCCGTGGCCGCAAAGACCGCCGCTGGCGCGACTAGTCGCTAAAAGCACAGAAGACCTCAGAGGAGTTCAGTTCTCTGAGGTCTTCTCTCTGTTTTCTTCTCTTTCTTGCTTGCCCCGCTCCCTTCGCGCTCACCGAAACTGCCATTTCCGAGTTTTCGCTCATCCCGGTGACCGCGAAGGGCCCCTTAACCTCAAACCTTTCCGGCCGAACCCTTCGCGCTCACGGAAATCGGAAAATCAGCTATTTGGTCGCTTTCGGTGAGCGCGAAGGGAGCGCTGGGAGTGCCGGGATAGAAAGGAACCTTTGGCGCTCACCGAAACTGTGCTTTTGGCTGAAAACCTGATTCTGGTGAGCGTGAAGGGCGCGTGGGGAAGGGGCAGAGAAGAAGCGAACCCTTCGCGGTCACGGGAATGGCTTAAAACGGCTGAATTGGGTTTCTGGTGAGCGCGAAGGGTGCGGGGCGGTGGGGCGGTGTTGAGGGGCGCAGCTGCCGGTTGTCGCTGCGAGGTAACAGGGGAAGAAGATATAGAGGAATAGGAAGAAAAAGGGCAAAGAAAAAGCGGCTCCGAAGAGCCGCTTCGAAAAAGTTGATGTCTTACATGAACATCAGGATTGCGGTGATGAGCCACAGCAGGCAGAAGATGCCGGAGAACATGGACAGCTTCTTCTTCGAATCGTTGAAGTCATGCTGTGCGCCGCTCTCGAGGGCAGTCTGTGCCTTCTTCTGACGCGGGATGATGATTGCGAACAGGATGACCCATGCAATCACGGCGAGCAGGATGGAGGCGTGGAACTGACCCATGGAGGCGTAGGTGTCCAGGTCGGACAGGAAGACGCCAATACCGAGGATCGGGACCAGAGCGGAGATGTAGCCGTAGGAGTTGGTGATCTTGTGCAGAACACGAGAAGCACCCAGCGCGCTCTTATCACCCTGCGCTGCCTTGAGCATCTGCGCCTGGTAGGTCGAAACGGACACGG is a window of Corynebacterium camporealensis DNA encoding:
- a CDS encoding DEAD/DEAH box helicase; this translates as MSITDNATGGVNEPEDNFNQSESQENSQGGEAQASNNDATGAAATSEDTGAESQDSANDNSQGFAHLGLPDDVQEAVAKVGFTQPSPIQEQTIPILMEGRDVVGLAQTGTGKTAAFALPVLAQIDTAAKHPQALVLAPTRELALQVADSFQSFADHLGRIEVLPIYGGQAYGIQLSGLRRGAHVIVGTPGRIIDHLEKGSLDISQLRYLVLDEADEMLNMGFQEDVERILADTPDEKQVALFSATMPNGIRRLSKQYLNDPAEVTVKSERRTNDNIKQRYLLTPHRQKMDAFTRILEVITHDAIIVFCRTKHETEEVAQGLRDRGFNAAAINGDIAQQQRERTVDQLKDGRLDILVATDVAARGLDVERITHVVNFDIPNDTESYVHRIGRTGRAGRTGEAILFVTPRERRMLRSIERVTNARLEEMDLPTVDEVNDKRKEKFAESITASLGDSQMELFRGLVRKYSETNNVAMDDIAAALAVQLQQGSDFLMKERPVSKKDRRDRERFQRDDRRDRDRGDRRRDRGPRRPDGDFETYRLDVGKRQNVRPGAIVGALANEGGLTSKDFGRITIAVGHTLVDLPKNLDRAVLDRLKDTRISGQLINIQKDTGKPPRRNGGRDNRRNDRGGYRDRRDRRDDRRGDRRGRKDRRWRD